A DNA window from Candidatus Glassbacteria bacterium contains the following coding sequences:
- a CDS encoding ABC transporter permease has product MTLWRLVIKEIKYQKLNFALGLCSVFAAVCILTAQLTVLKAHDRKTEAILAANEAETAEQMALLEDDYRKIMKKLGFNLLILPGSQNLEDYYSSGFVEEYMPEEYVPKLAGSGLMTIRHLLPSLKKRVEWPEQGGRSVVVVGIRGEVPITHRQPSEPIQTAVAPGEVEVGFRLARELGLEPGHRLRLLGEEFTVSEILGERGTKDDFALWIDLATAQRMFDCRGKINAILALKCLCPGNQLSQIRQDVAGILPATQVIEVDSKVVTRAEARQRAAQAAQIALAAEQANRLQVRTELERFAVWLAPVVILGAALWIGLLFTVNVRQRRNEIAILRALGVDAKKILLAILAKAALIGVVGALPGYLAGFGIGVVMGELEAGPQSAGALFSTGTLVLTLVCAPFTAVVASWLPALAAVARDPAEVLRQE; this is encoded by the coding sequence ATGACTCTCTGGCGGCTGGTCATCAAAGAAATCAAATATCAGAAGCTCAACTTCGCTCTCGGCCTCTGTTCGGTGTTCGCCGCGGTCTGCATCCTGACCGCACAGTTGACCGTATTGAAGGCTCACGACAGGAAAACCGAGGCCATCCTGGCGGCGAATGAAGCCGAAACCGCAGAACAAATGGCCCTGCTGGAAGATGATTACCGTAAAATCATGAAGAAGCTGGGCTTTAACCTGCTGATTCTGCCGGGAAGCCAGAATCTGGAGGACTATTACTCCAGCGGCTTCGTGGAAGAATATATGCCCGAGGAATACGTGCCGAAGCTGGCCGGCTCCGGCCTGATGACGATCAGGCACCTGCTGCCGAGTCTGAAAAAGCGTGTCGAATGGCCCGAACAAGGCGGCAGGAGCGTGGTAGTGGTGGGCATTCGCGGAGAAGTGCCTATCACTCACAGGCAGCCCTCAGAACCGATACAGACCGCTGTTGCACCCGGTGAAGTGGAAGTGGGTTTCCGCCTGGCACGGGAACTCGGCCTGGAACCCGGACACAGGCTGCGGTTATTGGGAGAAGAGTTCACCGTGAGTGAAATACTCGGCGAACGGGGCACGAAAGACGACTTTGCCCTGTGGATCGACCTGGCCACGGCCCAGCGCATGTTCGACTGCAGGGGGAAAATCAATGCGATCCTGGCCCTGAAGTGCCTATGCCCCGGCAACCAGTTGTCCCAGATCAGGCAGGACGTGGCCGGCATTCTGCCGGCAACCCAGGTAATCGAAGTGGATTCCAAGGTGGTGACCCGCGCCGAAGCCCGCCAGAGGGCGGCCCAAGCGGCCCAGATCGCCCTGGCGGCCGAACAGGCTAACCGCCTACAGGTTAGGACCGAGTTGGAAAGATTCGCGGTCTGGCTGGCGCCTGTGGTGATATTGGGAGCTGCGCTCTGGATCGGGCTGCTCTTTACGGTCAACGTCAGGCAGCGGCGCAACGAGATCGCCATACTCCGGGCCCTGGGGGTCGATGCGAAAAAGATTCTGCTCGCTATTCTGGCAAAGGCCGCGCTGATTGGAGTGGTTGGCGCACTACCCGGCTATCTGGCCGGTTTCGGCATTGGGGTGGTTATGGGCGAACTCGAGGCAGGACCACAGAGTGCCGGAGCACTTTTCAGCACCGGCACTCTGGTCCTGACGCTCGTTTGCGCTCCTTTTACAGCAGTGGTTGCCAGTTGGCTCCCCGCTCTGGCCGCAGTTGCCAGGGACCCGGCGGAAGTCCTCCGCCAGGAGTAA
- a CDS encoding pectate lyase precursor: MPSFPGAEGFGAYTAGGRGGRIIKVTNLNPVGPGSLQEAVSREGSRIVVFEVSGVIHGPIEIKHGRLTIMGQTAPGAGITIRGPMTTRPGPELEDIVVRFLRIRPGPHTGFNQDAVSFNNVAGCILDHISLSWGSDENMGIYNSRDITVQWCALEESDPVGYPDGRPHNVGLLSGPGGTRISIHHNLFTHHRRRNPAVANGPADIRNNVFYNFRDGLSHEGHPPNNLGFNIIGNYYKRGPSDPRIFPFCFVKGVSYYLRDNFIDSLGMIQDPWAEAAKLHGLERYADRGVRAGSEYPVARVKTHDPREAYKLVLAGAGCFPRDQVSLRTVREVATCTGSWGRSEPAGGLLSCLKPLSPPLDSDDDGMPDEWELSKGLNPEDKADCGKVMESGYTAIEEYCNVLAAELLDETGR, translated from the coding sequence TTGCCCTCTTTTCCTGGAGCCGAAGGTTTCGGTGCCTACACAGCTGGCGGAAGGGGAGGGCGGATAATCAAAGTGACGAATCTGAACCCGGTAGGACCGGGCAGCCTGCAGGAGGCTGTGAGCCGGGAAGGTTCCCGCATAGTGGTTTTCGAGGTGAGCGGTGTAATCCACGGTCCGATCGAAATAAAGCACGGGCGGTTAACCATCATGGGCCAGACAGCTCCAGGGGCGGGGATAACCATACGGGGCCCCATGACCACCAGGCCGGGGCCGGAGCTGGAAGATATCGTAGTCCGTTTCTTGCGTATCAGACCGGGGCCGCACACGGGTTTCAACCAGGATGCAGTCTCTTTCAACAATGTGGCGGGCTGCATTCTCGACCACATTTCGCTTTCCTGGGGCAGCGATGAAAACATGGGAATCTACAACAGCAGAGACATCACCGTTCAGTGGTGTGCCCTCGAGGAATCCGACCCGGTTGGCTACCCGGACGGCCGCCCTCACAACGTTGGCCTGCTCAGCGGCCCAGGCGGCACCAGGATTTCCATCCATCACAACCTGTTCACCCACCACCGGCGCCGCAACCCCGCCGTGGCTAACGGGCCGGCTGATATCCGCAACAACGTTTTCTACAACTTCCGCGACGGGCTGTCGCACGAGGGTCATCCGCCCAACAACCTCGGTTTCAACATTATCGGCAATTATTACAAGCGCGGTCCCAGCGATCCCCGGATTTTTCCCTTCTGTTTTGTGAAAGGGGTGTCTTACTACTTGAGGGACAACTTCATCGACAGCCTGGGGATGATTCAGGACCCCTGGGCCGAAGCCGCCAAGTTGCATGGGCTGGAAAGATACGCCGACAGGGGAGTCCGGGCCGGGAGTGAATACCCGGTTGCCAGGGTAAAGACCCATGATCCCAGGGAGGCCTATAAGCTCGTCCTTGCAGGTGCTGGTTGCTTCCCGCGCGACCAGGTGAGCTTGCGCACGGTGAGAGAAGTGGCTACCTGCACGGGCTCATGGGGGCGCTCGGAACCGGCCGGGGGCCTGCTGAGCTGCCTGAAGCCTTTATCTCCGCCGCTGGATTCGGACGATGACGGCATGCCGGATGAATGGGAACTATCAAAGGGGTTGAATCCGGAGGATAAGGCGGACTGCGGCAAAGTGATGGAGTCCGGCTATACGGCTATCGAGGAGTACTGCAATGTGCTTGCTGCCGAACTTCTTGATGAGACCGGCAGGTAA
- a CDS encoding fibronectin type III domain-containing protein, whose translation MRSNMPFAVLICSLTSALCLSFPDRVALGSDNTGSSDPAADVRPAPPRNLSAIQQDRRVLLRWEAPEPANEITTYRIYRLRGSNDSFLPMATCPAGQLSYLVEKLEPGSTYYFAVTSETGSGLESDSLSPVIQVKEAQNGKLEIKRTLETGTGWDNIPPEAPGNFSGRIVAPGKYLLEWSASQSADVLYYQLYYSATSPPPIGPENLIAKLRQGAVSFLHIRTPKVGGAHYAVIAVDRQDNLSRPALYSEQ comes from the coding sequence ATGCGGAGCAATATGCCCTTTGCCGTATTGATCTGTTCTTTAACGTCTGCGCTATGTTTGAGTTTTCCAGACCGGGTGGCCCTGGGTTCGGACAACACCGGCAGTTCTGACCCGGCTGCGGACGTACGGCCGGCTCCTCCCCGGAACCTGTCAGCCATCCAGCAAGACCGGAGAGTATTGCTGCGCTGGGAAGCACCCGAACCCGCAAACGAGATAACAACGTACCGGATATACAGGCTCAGGGGTAGCAACGACAGTTTTTTACCAATGGCAACTTGCCCTGCGGGGCAGCTTTCCTACCTGGTCGAAAAGCTTGAGCCGGGAAGTACATATTACTTTGCTGTGACAAGTGAAACCGGCTCGGGCCTGGAAAGCGACAGTCTTTCACCGGTAATACAGGTCAAGGAGGCTCAGAACGGGAAACTGGAAATAAAAAGAACTCTGGAGACTGGAACGGGCTGGGACAATATACCGCCCGAGGCTCCTGGAAATTTCAGCGGGAGAATAGTGGCGCCCGGCAAATATCTTCTCGAGTGGAGCGCCTCCCAATCAGCAGATGTACTTTATTACCAACTATACTACTCGGCAACTTCACCTCCGCCAATCGGGCCGGAGAACCTGATCGCCAAACTTCGGCAGGGAGCGGTTTCTTTCTTGCATATCCGCACCCCAAAAGTCGGCGGCGCTCACTATGCCGTTATTGCGGTGGACAGGCAGGACAACTTAAGCCGCCCTGCTCTCTATAGTGAACAATAA